Proteins from a single region of Clostridia bacterium:
- a CDS encoding adenine phosphoribosyltransferase (Catalyzes a salvage reaction resulting in the formation of AMP, that is energically less costly than de novo synthesis), with amino-acid sequence MFYKMKIAGLDRALPICRVTDDLYIAGFVIFGDQELTVACARELLKLAPEYDYLITAEAKGIPLAHEMARQHGDAKYMLARKATKLYMQEVFEVAVRSITTDRIQHLYLDKADADMMRGKRILIVDDVVSTGESLAAIEQLVEKAGGNICGKLTILAEGDAAERTDIKYLEVLPLFNPDGTIKE; translated from the coding sequence ATGTTTTACAAAATGAAAATCGCGGGGCTTGACCGCGCGCTTCCTATTTGCAGAGTGACGGACGATCTTTATATCGCGGGCTTCGTCATCTTCGGCGATCAGGAGCTCACCGTCGCCTGCGCCCGGGAGCTGCTGAAGCTCGCGCCTGAATACGATTACCTCATCACCGCCGAGGCGAAGGGCATTCCGCTCGCGCACGAGATGGCGCGTCAGCACGGCGACGCCAAATACATGCTCGCCCGCAAGGCGACGAAGCTCTATATGCAGGAGGTCTTCGAGGTCGCGGTGCGTTCCATCACCACCGACCGCATCCAGCACCTCTATCTTGACAAGGCGGACGCCGATATGATGCGCGGAAAGCGCATACTCATCGTGGACGACGTCGTTTCGACGGGCGAATCCCTCGCCGCGATCGAGCAGCTCGTTGAAAAGGCGGGCGGCAACATCTGCGGAAAACTGACCATCCTCGCCGAAGGCGACGCCGCCGAGCGCACGGACATCAAGTATCTTGAAGTCCTCCCGCTCTTCAACCCCGACGGCACGATAAAGGAGTAA